From one Streptococcus pneumoniae genomic stretch:
- a CDS encoding NADP-dependent oxidoreductase, with the protein MKAAQVREYNKNNIALDMVEVPLPEVGSHQVLVKVRTAGVNPLDNMISRGDVKMITPYKLPLIAGNEVVGIVEKRGAAAQKFQEGDRVFGRLPLDSIGAFAEYVAVDEDALALVPDYLSDEEAAGVPLTALTIMQALELMEVKAGETLFISGGTGGVGAMAIPIAKAKGLTVITNGSADNKDRVLALGADRFIDYKTEDYTQTLLNMDHVLDTLGGAETEKQMSIMKKGGQLVSLRAMPNGAFAKRMNLPKVKQLLFEAAGHKFDKMAAKYGVHYHFIFVESNGRQLQEVVDLFTKLEIKPSVDTVFAFEDVNQALDKVANGRSRGKTVLSFNNR; encoded by the coding sequence ATGAAAGCAGCACAAGTAAGAGAATACAACAAAAACAATATTGCATTAGACATGGTGGAGGTGCCTCTACCAGAGGTGGGCAGCCATCAGGTTCTTGTAAAGGTTAGAACAGCTGGGGTCAATCCGCTCGATAACATGATTAGCCGTGGGGATGTCAAGATGATCACGCCTTACAAATTGCCCCTCATTGCGGGAAATGAAGTGGTAGGAATTGTCGAAAAACGTGGTGCAGCTGCGCAGAAATTCCAAGAAGGAGATCGGGTCTTTGGGCGCTTGCCGCTTGATAGTATCGGTGCCTTTGCTGAGTATGTAGCAGTTGATGAAGATGCTCTTGCCTTGGTGCCGGACTACCTATCTGACGAAGAAGCGGCTGGGGTTCCGCTCACAGCCTTGACCATTATGCAGGCGCTTGAGCTGATGGAGGTCAAAGCTGGCGAGACGCTCTTTATCTCAGGCGGGACAGGTGGAGTTGGAGCCATGGCGATTCCGATTGCGAAAGCCAAAGGATTAACTGTCATTACCAACGGTAGTGCGGACAACAAAGACCGTGTCTTGGCGCTTGGTGCGGATCGTTTTATCGACTACAAGACTGAAGATTATACCCAGACCCTATTGAATATGGACCATGTACTTGATACCCTTGGTGGGGCTGAAACGGAGAAGCAAATGTCCATTATGAAAAAGGGTGGTCAACTTGTTTCCTTGCGGGCAATGCCAAATGGTGCCTTTGCAAAACGGATGAACTTACCAAAAGTAAAACAACTATTATTTGAAGCGGCAGGTCATAAGTTTGATAAAATGGCTGCTAAATACGGTGTGCATTATCACTTCATCTTCGTAGAAAGTAATGGTCGGCAATTACAAGAAGTAGTAGATCTTTTCACCAAACTTGAAATTAAGCCATCAGTTGATACCGTCTTTGCCTTTGAAGATGTCAATCAGGCGCTCGACAAGGTCGCAAATGGCCGTTCTCGAGGGAAAACAGTCTTAAGTTTTAATAACCGTTAA
- a CDS encoding DoxX family protein, translated as MKDREKLAWFAIRLVLGFPFLKHGVDRLQVGLAATAQHFMALGMSEITGYTIFAIEMIVGSMMILGIFPKFVTLIGLAQSLGKKWGIPMSMVLKLTPYIVISF; from the coding sequence GTGAAAGATAGGGAAAAACTCGCTTGGTTCGCTATTCGCTTAGTTCTGGGCTTCCCCTTTTTGAAGCATGGCGTGGATCGCCTGCAGGTAGGTTTAGCAGCAACAGCCCAGCATTTCATGGCGCTCGGAATGTCAGAAATAACAGGCTACACCATCTTTGCTATTGAGATGATCGTAGGAAGCATGATGATACTAGGGATATTTCCAAAATTTGTCACGCTTATTGGCTTGGCTCAATCTTTGGGCAAAAAATGGGGCATCCCTATGTCAATGGTTTTGAAATTGACACCGTATATAGTCATTTCGTTTTAA
- a CDS encoding Rrf2 family transcriptional regulator yields MDTKFSVAVHTLIMFSESKDKLTSEAIAKSVGTNASYIRKIISLLKKADLLIRHEGSFDYSLGKAKESMTLLDIYRAVNPAQLLYTHQHANKECPVGGHINAALDPIVAQAEEALETNLATQTLNDVIETIQKELQCER; encoded by the coding sequence ATGGACACTAAATTTTCAGTAGCGGTGCATACGCTGATTATGTTTTCAGAAAGTAAGGACAAGTTGACCTCAGAGGCGATTGCTAAAAGCGTGGGTACCAATGCTAGCTACATTCGTAAGATCATCTCCCTGTTGAAAAAGGCGGATTTGTTGATTAGGCACGAGGGGAGTTTTGACTATTCGCTAGGGAAAGCTAAGGAAAGCATGACCTTGCTAGACATTTATCGGGCGGTCAATCCCGCTCAGCTCCTTTACACCCACCAGCATGCCAATAAGGAATGCCCAGTAGGCGGTCACATCAATGCAGCTCTTGATCCCATTGTAGCGCAAGCCGAGGAAGCCCTGGAGACTAATCTAGCTACTCAGACCTTGAATGATGTGATTGAAACGATTCAAAAGGAGCTGCAATGTGAAAGATAG
- a CDS encoding SDR family NAD(P)-dependent oxidoreductase: MKKTILITGSTDGIGKHLAQKFASEGHEVILHGRNPEKLRVALSDVQLQTGNKAVHTYLADFSKKDEVYSFARRIQEDFSRLDVLINNAGAYFGDERIATKEDVEMTFMLSVQVPFILTKELLPLLEKSHQGRVIHTSSYMHHFASVENLDFGMTKDYTASRAYNNAKLYTIWLTCFQAEELKAKGSQVTVNCYHPGLVATNLVNDNVKRSLKSQIKTLDEGIETGYYLSFDEGVATVSGAYFDDKKIKRVSEKGYSQETVAALLRYCHSKT; this comes from the coding sequence ATGAAAAAAACGATTTTAATTACGGGGTCGACAGACGGGATTGGCAAGCATCTTGCTCAGAAGTTTGCAAGTGAAGGGCATGAGGTGATTTTACACGGACGTAATCCAGAGAAACTGCGAGTAGCTCTAAGTGATGTTCAACTGCAGACTGGAAATAAGGCTGTCCATACTTATTTAGCGGATTTCTCGAAGAAAGATGAAGTCTATTCATTTGCAAGAAGGATTCAAGAAGATTTTTCGCGCTTAGATGTCTTGATAAATAATGCTGGTGCCTACTTTGGGGATGAGAGAATTGCGACGAAAGAAGATGTAGAGATGACTTTTATGCTATCTGTTCAAGTGCCATTTATATTGACAAAAGAGCTTCTTCCATTATTGGAAAAATCACATCAGGGACGTGTGATTCATACATCGTCCTATATGCATCATTTTGCTTCTGTTGAGAATCTTGATTTTGGAATGACTAAGGATTACACAGCTTCAAGAGCTTATAATAATGCGAAATTATATACTATTTGGTTGACCTGTTTTCAGGCTGAGGAGTTGAAAGCTAAGGGAAGTCAGGTGACGGTGAATTGTTACCATCCTGGCTTGGTCGCAACGAATTTAGTAAATGATAATGTCAAACGTAGTCTTAAGAGTCAGATAAAGACCCTAGATGAAGGGATTGAAACAGGCTATTATCTCAGTTTTGATGAGGGTGTTGCGACTGTTTCAGGGGCTTATTTTGATGATAAAAAAATCAAGCGAGTCAGTGAAAAAGGTTATTCGCAAGAAACAGTAGCCGCCTTGCTAAGGTACTGCCACTCAAAAACTTAA
- a CDS encoding alpha/beta fold hydrolase — MKSLKRLTVLVLALLAFVYIGAASYFAKSIVKPSPMTLAEEEAWEKAHGMWNDFEHFDVAEYTVKGVDDYSLHAALVKAPDPKSQKYVIITHGFRSNRNGAVKYVQVYRELGYNCIIYDVRGHGKNEPATVTLGNIESQDLMNVIEDSYQRYGSGIYLGLQGESMGSSISLNALNYHPKVQFVVADCGFTNLYDLIATGYQANHVSFLMPGVNWVAKHIYGVDMKETSAIDAVKNNHDIPVTFIHGADDSLIVPENSQRLADENPSADTVSIVEAAAHAEAREVLGVEGYNALVQQNPNVK, encoded by the coding sequence ATGAAAAGTTTGAAACGCCTCACTGTGCTAGTCTTGGCCTTGCTTGCCTTCGTTTATATTGGAGCAGCGAGCTATTTTGCCAAAAGCATTGTCAAACCAAGTCCTATGACTCTCGCTGAGGAGGAAGCATGGGAAAAAGCGCATGGTATGTGGAATGATTTTGAACACTTCGATGTCGCAGAATACACGGTCAAAGGGGTAGATGATTATTCCCTGCATGCAGCGCTTGTCAAGGCACCTGATCCAAAGAGCCAAAAATATGTCATCATTACCCACGGCTTTCGCTCTAATCGTAATGGTGCGGTAAAGTATGTGCAGGTCTATCGTGAATTAGGCTACAACTGTATTATCTATGATGTTCGGGGGCATGGGAAAAATGAGCCTGCAACTGTAACACTGGGTAATATCGAGTCGCAAGATTTGATGAACGTGATTGAGGATAGTTATCAGCGCTATGGTTCAGGGATTTACCTAGGCCTACAAGGTGAGTCTATGGGGAGTTCGATTTCCCTAAACGCTCTAAACTATCATCCTAAGGTTCAATTCGTTGTAGCAGATTGTGGCTTTACCAATCTCTATGACCTGATTGCTACAGGCTATCAAGCCAATCATGTGAGTTTTCTCATGCCTGGTGTGAATTGGGTAGCCAAGCACATCTACGGCGTTGATATGAAAGAGACTAGTGCTATCGATGCAGTAAAGAACAATCATGATATTCCAGTAACCTTCATTCACGGTGCAGACGATAGCCTGATTGTACCAGAAAATAGCCAAAGACTGGCTGATGAAAATCCGAGTGCAGATACTGTTTCCATAGTGGAAGCTGCTGCCCATGCAGAGGCTCGCGAAGTTTTAGGGGTTGAAGGCTACAATGCCTTGGTCCAACAAAATCCGAATGTGAAATAG
- a CDS encoding DUF1304 domain-containing protein, whose translation MKVGVVTKLFSSLVALEFLYIFYLETLMTTQETTSRVFNIPVEVLQTDTVSLLFQNQGVYNLMIALLLIYTLMFSHNKFELLLLMMVYILVVALYGGISSDMSIFVKQGSLPLLTILSLVYDCWKMRKEQG comes from the coding sequence ATGAAAGTAGGAGTAGTGACAAAACTCTTCAGCAGTCTAGTAGCCTTGGAATTTCTGTATATTTTCTATCTAGAGACGCTGATGACCACTCAAGAGACCACTTCCCGCGTGTTTAATATTCCAGTTGAAGTATTGCAGACAGATACGGTATCCCTGCTCTTTCAAAATCAAGGGGTCTATAATCTCATGATTGCACTTTTACTGATTTATACACTAATGTTCAGCCACAACAAGTTTGAACTTCTGCTCTTAATGATGGTCTATATTCTAGTCGTGGCTCTCTATGGTGGCATTAGTAGCGATATGAGTATTTTTGTAAAGCAAGGAAGTCTCCCTCTGTTAACAATTCTTAGTCTGGTCTATGATTGTTGGAAAATGAGAAAGGAGCAGGGATGA
- a CDS encoding NAD(P)/FAD-dependent oxidoreductase — translation MYQYDVTFIGSGHASWHAAVDLAKAGKKVAIIEKDVTAGTCTNYGCNAKFLLESPFEFLDGLARYEKAGIAKSGEISWEKLMVYKKEEIGSYAPIMEGMFAQLGITLLKGHGRLLDAHTVAYGDEVLTTEFVVIGTGQRPARLQVPGNEYFHDSREFLDLDILPERMTFIGAGIISLEFATMVAKMGKEVHIIEFADRALAAYPEQYVSAVVDKMGEEGVQFHFGQAVSEALKTQDGYLVRTASGLEIETDYIVDVTGRVSNVENLGLEELGIETDRGGIIVNEFMQTAVPTIYASGDVVSKFIPKLTPTACFESSYIARHILGETAPIAYPVIPNVVFTLPRISQVGVTVAEAKEQADQYRVVEVPFGQRLKFQTKLETESHVTFIVGKDKTLKGAALLGNEAGELINLLTLIIEQGLTAQDLDRYIFAFPAVTNGILNDLKVALA, via the coding sequence ATGTATCAATACGATGTAACGTTTATCGGTTCAGGGCATGCCAGCTGGCATGCGGCTGTTGACTTGGCAAAAGCAGGCAAGAAAGTTGCGATTATCGAAAAAGATGTGACTGCTGGGACCTGTACCAACTACGGATGCAATGCTAAATTTTTACTAGAAAGTCCTTTTGAATTTTTAGACGGCTTGGCACGCTATGAAAAAGCTGGGATTGCGAAAAGCGGTGAGATTTCTTGGGAAAAACTCATGGTCTACAAGAAGGAAGAAATCGGCAGCTATGCACCAATCATGGAAGGCATGTTTGCGCAGCTAGGAATTACATTGCTAAAAGGACATGGACGCCTTCTTGATGCCCATACGGTGGCTTATGGAGATGAGGTTCTTACAACGGAATTCGTCGTTATCGGAACGGGTCAACGACCAGCTAGATTGCAGGTGCCAGGCAATGAATATTTTCATGATAGTCGAGAGTTTCTTGACTTGGACATCTTACCTGAGCGCATGACCTTTATCGGTGCGGGCATTATCTCTCTTGAATTTGCGACTATGGTTGCTAAAATGGGCAAAGAAGTCCACATTATCGAATTTGCGGACCGAGCGCTAGCTGCTTATCCAGAACAATATGTTTCTGCGGTAGTGGACAAGATGGGTGAAGAAGGGGTACAATTTCATTTTGGTCAAGCGGTGTCAGAAGCGCTTAAAACGCAAGATGGCTACCTTGTTCGGACTGCAAGTGGGTTAGAAATTGAGACAGATTATATTGTCGATGTGACAGGGCGCGTGTCCAATGTAGAAAATCTGGGCTTGGAAGAGCTTGGGATTGAGACAGATCGTGGTGGCATTATAGTGAATGAATTCATGCAAACGGCTGTTCCAACGATTTACGCATCTGGCGATGTTGTTTCAAAATTCATTCCTAAATTAACCCCGACAGCCTGCTTTGAATCAAGCTACATTGCCCGTCATATTTTGGGAGAAACGGCTCCGATTGCCTACCCAGTCATTCCAAATGTGGTCTTTACTCTTCCTAGGATTTCTCAGGTCGGTGTGACGGTGGCAGAAGCTAAAGAGCAGGCAGATCAGTATCGGGTGGTAGAAGTACCATTTGGTCAACGCTTGAAATTCCAAACCAAATTAGAAACAGAATCCCATGTGACCTTCATTGTTGGTAAAGATAAGACCTTAAAAGGAGCAGCCCTTCTAGGAAATGAAGCAGGTGAACTCATCAATCTCTTAACCTTGATTATTGAGCAAGGCTTGACAGCGCAGGACCTAGATCGCTACATTTTTGCATTTCCAGCTGTTACCAATGGCATTTTAAATGACTTGAAAGTCGCATTGGCATAG
- a CDS encoding MarR family transcriptional regulator yields MNDKLSHQLCYSFYTVERLFQQFYKKNLEKYDLTYTQYLVLVVLWEEPSLSLKEIGSRLDLSSNTLTPLLKRLEDKGYLLRLKPEKDKRQLYVQLTEEGKHLQADIKTHLTECFWQIDGLTREGADRLIQENHQLIQALKNSL; encoded by the coding sequence ATGAACGACAAGCTTTCTCACCAACTCTGCTATTCCTTCTATACTGTTGAGCGACTCTTTCAGCAGTTTTACAAAAAAAATCTGGAAAAATATGATTTGACCTACACCCAGTACCTGGTCTTGGTTGTCTTGTGGGAAGAACCTTCTCTTTCCCTTAAAGAAATTGGTAGCAGGCTCGATTTGTCTAGCAATACCTTGACCCCCTTGCTCAAACGTTTGGAGGACAAGGGCTACCTCCTACGGCTCAAGCCTGAAAAAGACAAGCGCCAACTGTATGTCCAACTGACAGAAGAGGGGAAACATCTCCAAGCAGACATCAAGACGCATTTGACAGAATGCTTTTGGCAGATCGACGGACTGACACGAGAAGGGGCCGATCGCCTGATTCAAGAAAATCACCAACTTATCCAAGCCCTGAAAAATAGTTTATAA
- a CDS encoding VOC family protein, producing MTYPYNSQIFLGEVALYVENIENMTYFYHQVLGLDILEKKETEVLLGVDGEGLVRLLVATQAKSRTYGLYHLALLVPTRQDLANVFKRLAEARIPMVGGADHGYSEAIYLEDPERNGIEIYHDKDVAVWDIREDGRIVGVTEELAAQDLYDSGVYTEPFELPSGTRMGHVHLSVKDSQSASAFYQTLLGLEDKFSMPSASWLASGDYHHHLAVNEWDSKLAGKCQKGQAGLAYFTVFVKDKEDLVAVHERARELGITPNWLHSRMLEIRDVDGIRVRVALK from the coding sequence ATGACTTATCCTTATAACAGTCAGATTTTTCTCGGTGAAGTTGCGCTTTATGTGGAAAATATAGAAAATATGACTTACTTTTATCATCAGGTCTTGGGGCTTGATATTCTAGAAAAAAAGGAAACAGAAGTTCTATTAGGAGTGGACGGAGAGGGGCTGGTTCGCCTGCTTGTAGCCACTCAGGCAAAATCTAGGACCTACGGTCTCTACCACCTAGCCCTGCTAGTGCCTACCCGGCAGGATTTGGCAAATGTCTTTAAACGACTTGCGGAAGCTCGCATTCCCATGGTCGGTGGCGCAGATCATGGATATAGCGAGGCCATTTACCTCGAAGATCCAGAAAGGAATGGTATTGAAATCTACCATGACAAGGATGTTGCAGTTTGGGATATTCGTGAGGACGGGCGAATTGTTGGCGTGACGGAGGAATTAGCTGCCCAGGATCTGTATGATAGCGGAGTTTACACGGAACCCTTTGAGCTTCCTTCTGGTACTCGTATGGGACACGTCCACTTATCGGTCAAGGATAGCCAGTCAGCCAGTGCCTTTTATCAAACCTTGCTAGGTTTGGAAGACAAGTTTTCCATGCCAAGCGCCAGTTGGCTTGCTTCAGGCGACTATCACCACCATTTGGCAGTCAATGAATGGGACAGTAAGCTAGCAGGAAAATGCCAAAAAGGTCAAGCAGGACTTGCTTATTTCACCGTGTTTGTTAAAGACAAAGAAGACTTAGTAGCTGTCCACGAACGAGCAAGAGAATTAGGTATAACACCCAACTGGCTTCATTCCCGAATGCTTGAAATAAGGGATGTTGACGGAATTCGAGTGCGGGTTGCATTAAAATAG
- a CDS encoding NAD(P)-dependent oxidoreductase — MKLAVIGANGQAGQAIVAEAVARGHEVTAIVRASNKSQAQEVLQKDLFDLERADLAGFDAVVSAFGAFAPETLPQHTTSLEHLTAILAGSKTRLLVVGGAGSLYVDDSMTLQLFQTPDFPADFFPLAEAMGKGLEVLRKVKDVNWTYISPAADFEVDYPKTGDYLLAGEVFTVNEAGESKISYADYATAMVDEIEAAAHPQERISVLGK, encoded by the coding sequence ATGAAACTAGCAGTAATTGGTGCAAATGGACAGGCAGGACAAGCGATTGTAGCAGAAGCGGTGGCGCGTGGTCATGAGGTGACAGCCATTGTCCGCGCAAGCAACAAGTCTCAGGCGCAAGAGGTCTTGCAAAAGGATTTATTTGATTTAGAAAGGGCAGACTTGGCAGGATTTGATGCGGTGGTGAGCGCCTTTGGGGCTTTCGCACCTGAGACGCTACCGCAACACACGACTTCTTTGGAGCATTTGACAGCCATTTTAGCAGGTAGCAAGACGCGCCTCTTGGTCGTTGGTGGAGCAGGGAGCTTGTATGTAGACGACAGCATGACCCTGCAATTATTCCAAACTCCAGATTTTCCAGCAGACTTTTTCCCTCTAGCAGAAGCTATGGGCAAGGGCTTGGAAGTGCTTCGCAAGGTCAAAGATGTCAACTGGACCTATATCAGCCCAGCAGCAGATTTTGAGGTAGACTATCCAAAAACAGGGGACTACCTTCTTGCAGGCGAGGTCTTTACAGTCAATGAAGCGGGTGAAAGCAAAATCAGCTATGCTGACTATGCTACTGCTATGGTAGATGAGATTGAAGCGGCTGCTCATCCTCAAGAACGGATTTCAGTCCTTGGAAAGTAG
- a CDS encoding Rrf2 family transcriptional regulator, producing MQISSRFTIASHILVILGLEGETTKVTSEYLAGSVGVNPVIIRNILSQLKAAELVSVARGTGGAKIIQQFEEITLYDVYKAVDSLGKSGQLFGFHDNPNPDCNVGRNIHAVLDDCLEEAQKALEHQLRQTTLADLVRKAQEKVASEEN from the coding sequence ATGCAGATTTCAAGCCGATTTACCATTGCCTCTCATATCTTGGTGATTTTAGGTCTAGAGGGAGAAACGACCAAGGTGACCAGTGAGTATCTGGCAGGCAGTGTGGGAGTCAATCCCGTGATTATTCGTAATATTCTGTCTCAGCTCAAGGCAGCAGAGCTTGTCTCGGTAGCAAGAGGGACAGGAGGAGCAAAGATTATCCAGCAATTTGAGGAGATTACTCTCTATGATGTCTATAAGGCGGTCGATAGTCTGGGCAAATCAGGTCAACTCTTTGGTTTTCATGATAATCCTAATCCTGATTGCAATGTCGGGCGCAATATCCATGCTGTCTTAGATGATTGCTTAGAGGAAGCTCAAAAAGCCTTGGAACATCAACTCCGTCAAACAACATTAGCGGATTTAGTCCGCAAAGCACAGGAAAAAGTAGCTAGTGAGGAGAATTGA
- a CDS encoding metallophosphoesterase family protein, with protein MRKIALLSDIHGNQTALEAVIADTREQNVTDYWLLGDSLLPGTGRKDLLELLGSLPISLEVRGNWEDSLWRAAHGLLDIERPSHLYLMRLCAYMMEEISLEDIEERAHLSMQEMRTIHALDIAVTHHLPEKNWGRELIHIGAQEEFDKLFQGNQASIAIYGHIHQQFLRYGSKGQLIINPGSIGQPFFMDQQLRKDLRAQYAILQIDENGLSDVDFCRVAYDVEFELQRAKDKGLPYFEIYQESLLNGIHHTHNHELLSAIAEKEGYKDEVKSFFKNR; from the coding sequence ATGAGAAAAATAGCATTGTTATCCGATATTCATGGAAATCAGACAGCACTTGAAGCGGTGATTGCAGATACAAGAGAGCAAAACGTGACAGACTACTGGCTTTTGGGCGATAGCCTACTGCCGGGGACTGGTCGAAAGGACTTGCTTGAGCTATTAGGCAGTCTTCCTATTTCGTTAGAAGTGCGGGGAAATTGGGAAGATAGCTTGTGGCGGGCGGCTCATGGTTTGCTGGATATAGAGCGACCTAGTCATCTTTATCTCATGCGTCTATGTGCCTATATGATGGAGGAGATTTCATTAGAGGATATTGAAGAACGCGCTCATTTGTCCATGCAGGAAATGCGTACTATTCATGCTTTGGATATTGCGGTAACTCACCATTTGCCCGAGAAAAATTGGGGTCGGGAGTTGATCCATATCGGCGCTCAGGAAGAGTTTGATAAGCTGTTTCAAGGGAATCAAGCCTCGATTGCCATTTATGGTCATATCCACCAGCAGTTTTTACGATATGGAAGCAAAGGGCAGCTCATCATCAATCCAGGCTCCATCGGACAGCCCTTTTTTATGGATCAGCAGCTACGCAAGGATTTGCGGGCTCAATATGCTATTTTACAGATCGATGAGAATGGTCTATCCGATGTTGATTTCTGCCGTGTCGCTTATGATGTGGAGTTTGAGTTGCAGCGTGCCAAGGACAAGGGGCTTCCTTATTTCGAGATTTACCAAGAAAGTTTGCTCAATGGTATTCATCATACGCATAATCATGAGCTGCTATCTGCGATTGCTGAAAAAGAAGGCTATAAAGATGAAGTCAAATCCTTTTTTAAGAATAGATGA